The Candidatus Sulfotelmatobacter sp. genome window below encodes:
- a CDS encoding helix-turn-helix transcriptional regulator, translated as MQSLLVMGTVRNRVRELRLERGWTQQELANAAGVSRQSINSIECDRYVPSLELALVFARVFDRSTDSIFELEKKR; from the coding sequence ATGCAAAGTCTGCTTGTCATGGGGACGGTGCGAAACCGGGTGCGCGAGCTGCGTCTCGAACGGGGCTGGACGCAGCAGGAACTCGCCAACGCTGCCGGCGTATCACGCCAGAGCATCAACTCGATCGAGTGTGACCGCTACGTGCCGAGCCTCGAGCTTGCCCTGGTCTTCGCGCGTGTCTTCGATCGCTCGACGGACTCGATCTTCGAACTGGAGAAGAAGCGATGA